The following coding sequences are from one Pedosphaera parvula Ellin514 window:
- a CDS encoding SDR family oxidoreductase yields MKVLVIGGSGLVGSHVLKAALAAGHQAIGTYRRSPLSGLVPLDAGDAAAAGKLLDQEKPDAVVHAAGWTWVDGCEDDPKRAFAENAEQPANLARLCQKRGIHFTYFSTSYIFDGLDGPYDEDAKPNPINVYSQSKWEGEQRVQQETDGTALLPRIICVYGAEVQKKNFAYQVWNALREGKALTLPSDQCGNPTYAGDIARWLITLLEKRERGPWHLGGPWPTCTRPEWAEKLIAAFKAEGIISHPNFAVKTLPTADLRQKALRPLRAGMISMKAFGGEFESTEFNQTIRELVANSI; encoded by the coding sequence ATGAAAGTATTAGTCATTGGCGGCTCCGGTTTGGTTGGCTCCCACGTTTTAAAAGCAGCGCTGGCAGCCGGTCATCAAGCGATCGGCACCTACCGCAGGTCCCCGCTATCGGGTTTGGTCCCTTTGGACGCCGGTGATGCCGCAGCAGCCGGGAAGTTATTGGATCAGGAAAAGCCGGATGCTGTGGTCCATGCTGCGGGTTGGACCTGGGTGGATGGTTGCGAGGATGATCCCAAACGGGCCTTCGCCGAGAATGCTGAGCAACCGGCAAACCTCGCCCGCCTCTGCCAGAAGCGCGGAATCCATTTCACTTACTTTTCAACGAGCTACATTTTTGATGGCCTTGATGGTCCCTACGACGAAGATGCCAAGCCAAATCCCATCAATGTTTACTCCCAATCCAAGTGGGAAGGGGAGCAACGAGTGCAACAGGAAACCGATGGGACTGCGCTGCTTCCACGCATCATTTGCGTCTACGGCGCGGAAGTGCAAAAAAAGAATTTTGCCTATCAAGTTTGGAATGCTTTGCGCGAAGGCAAAGCCTTGACCCTGCCATCCGACCAATGCGGCAATCCCACTTATGCCGGCGACATCGCCAGATGGTTGATTACCTTGCTCGAGAAACGCGAGCGCGGTCCCTGGCATCTCGGCGGACCGTGGCCAACGTGCACGCGACCGGAATGGGCTGAAAAATTAATCGCTGCATTCAAAGCCGAAGGAATCATTTCCCACCCAAACTTTGCTGTGAAAACGTTGCCCACGGCAGATTTGCGGCAGAAGGCGCTGCGTCCATTGAGGGCGGGAATGATTTCAATGAAAGCGTTTGGAGGCGAGTTCGAGTCTACAGAGTTCAACCAAACAATTCGTGAACTGGTGGCAAACTCTATTTAG
- a CDS encoding class I SAM-dependent methyltransferase, with amino-acid sequence MILHKLVAHHLKHKDDAYFYLLQAQDAIRWLEQSGVALGKGTRVLDLGCGHGVFGSELVKKGCQVTFADEENYLLPELAGAPFRQINIDKEDVSKLGSYDLVICSNVLEHLAKPVDFINAVKNILTPSGVLYLSWTNWLSIWGGHEFSPFHYLGRNRGHLIYDKVVGGKRKHTPYVNLFPTYIGEILGIIRRNPNLRVVKIAPRYYTEFSFLMHIPVVREFLAWNCALLIGKK; translated from the coding sequence ATGATATTGCACAAATTGGTGGCCCACCACCTTAAACACAAAGACGACGCTTATTTCTATTTACTGCAGGCGCAGGATGCGATTCGGTGGCTGGAGCAGTCGGGAGTGGCATTGGGGAAAGGGACGCGGGTATTGGATCTTGGGTGCGGCCACGGAGTATTCGGATCCGAACTGGTAAAAAAAGGATGCCAGGTCACTTTTGCGGACGAGGAGAACTATCTGCTTCCGGAACTCGCTGGAGCCCCTTTTCGTCAAATCAATATCGATAAGGAGGATGTTTCCAAGCTCGGTAGCTATGATCTCGTTATTTGTTCCAATGTATTGGAACATCTGGCCAAGCCAGTGGACTTTATCAATGCCGTAAAAAACATTTTAACTCCTTCCGGGGTGTTGTACCTGAGTTGGACAAACTGGCTCTCAATTTGGGGTGGGCATGAGTTTTCGCCGTTTCATTATTTGGGGAGAAATCGTGGGCATCTAATCTATGACAAAGTGGTGGGCGGCAAGCGCAAGCATACACCTTATGTGAATTTATTTCCCACATATATTGGTGAAATTCTTGGGATTATTCGGCGGAATCCAAATCTGCGCGTGGTGAAGATTGCCCCGCGTTATTATACGGAGTTCTCATTTTTGATGCACATACCGGTGGTGCGGGAATTCCTGGCATGGAATTGTGCCTTGCTCATCGGAAAAAAGTAA
- the rfbC gene encoding dTDP-4-dehydrorhamnose 3,5-epimerase encodes MIQLLETELTSVFVLKPRVFEDQRGSFVKTYNENLFEELGIPFKPREEFFSVSHKNVVRGMHFQLVGAAHDKLVYCPLGKVLDVVVDLRKWSKNYGKTMSRELSGSNREMLFIPVGFAHGFLALEDNTMMVYQTSTVHSPQHDAGFLWNSFGFDWPVQNPILSDRDKAFPALKDFQSPF; translated from the coding sequence ATGATCCAGCTTTTAGAGACAGAGTTAACCAGTGTATTTGTCTTGAAGCCGCGCGTTTTTGAGGATCAACGCGGCAGCTTTGTTAAAACCTACAACGAGAATCTCTTTGAGGAACTTGGAATTCCATTCAAGCCAAGGGAGGAATTCTTTTCCGTGTCGCATAAGAATGTGGTTCGAGGCATGCACTTCCAGTTGGTGGGAGCCGCGCATGACAAGCTGGTTTATTGTCCGCTTGGCAAAGTGTTGGATGTGGTTGTGGACTTGAGAAAATGGTCTAAAAACTACGGCAAGACGATGTCCCGTGAACTGAGCGGGAGCAACCGGGAAATGCTGTTTATTCCAGTCGGTTTCGCCCATGGTTTTCTCGCGTTGGAGGACAACACCATGATGGTTTATCAGACGAGCACGGTGCATTCGCCACAGCATGATGCAGGATTTCTTTGGAACTCCTTCGGCTTCGATTGGCCGGTGCAAAATCCTATTCTTTCTGATCGTGATAAGGCGTTTCCGGCATTAAAAGATTTTCAATCACCATTCTAG
- the rfaE2 gene encoding D-glycero-beta-D-manno-heptose 1-phosphate adenylyltransferase encodes MNFREKIISWENLPAWRAAMRARNQKLVVTNGCFDLLHLGHVTYLETARNLGDALLIGVNGDSAVRELKGPNRPVNIEGDRAAVLAALESVDGVCIFEDRDATRFLTATQPDIYVKGGDYTLETLNQEERRTVENAGGRIVIIPFVPGKSTTSLLQKITRL; translated from the coding sequence GTGAATTTTCGCGAAAAAATTATTTCCTGGGAAAACCTGCCCGCCTGGCGGGCCGCCATGCGTGCTCGCAACCAAAAACTGGTGGTCACCAATGGCTGCTTCGACCTGCTACACCTAGGGCATGTGACCTACCTTGAGACCGCCAGAAATCTTGGGGATGCCTTGTTAATTGGTGTCAACGGAGATTCTGCGGTGCGCGAGCTCAAAGGGCCGAATCGTCCCGTAAACATCGAGGGCGACCGCGCTGCTGTCCTGGCTGCTTTGGAAAGTGTCGACGGAGTTTGCATTTTCGAGGACCGCGACGCCACGAGGTTTTTGACTGCCACCCAACCTGACATTTATGTCAAGGGTGGTGATTACACGTTGGAAACCTTGAACCAGGAGGAACGACGCACCGTTGAAAACGCCGGAGGCAGGATTGTAATTATTCCTTTTGTGCCGGGAAAATCCACCACGTCGCTCTTGCAGAAGATTACCAGGTTGTAG
- a CDS encoding glycosyltransferase family 2 protein, with protein METTNSIESKQPRISVVILNYNGAKWLQRCLASLQKQTIFSQIEVIVADNLSSDGSDALAEKLLKDWPNGHFLQNGSNLGFCEGNNRGAKLATGKYIFFLNNDTWLEPDCLEILLCETEKHQAGASMPLVLDYEDNTFQALGAAGFDIFGLPSARFYHADTREVLMAEGCSYLIERNLFYGVGQFDSEFFMFADEYDLSWRVWIAGRSVLAVTPARLHHRGMAHVNPQGGGEVVEFRTSDTKRFYATRNNLILLLKNAHNLLLLLVPLQVMLLTLEAMVLLLLTRRWSFVRRSFFSALADCWRLRDYIAARRREINGFRKRSDFQMLRFLSWRWNRFYELQRLRRYGLPKVTAR; from the coding sequence ATGGAAACCACCAATTCCATTGAATCCAAACAACCGCGCATCAGTGTTGTGATTCTGAATTACAACGGAGCGAAATGGTTGCAGCGATGCCTGGCGTCACTTCAAAAACAGACCATCTTTTCACAGATTGAAGTCATCGTTGCTGACAATCTTTCCTCCGATGGCTCGGACGCATTGGCAGAAAAACTGTTGAAGGATTGGCCTAACGGCCATTTTCTACAAAATGGTTCCAACCTTGGTTTCTGCGAAGGCAACAATCGCGGCGCGAAACTGGCTACCGGCAAGTACATTTTCTTTTTGAACAACGATACCTGGCTGGAACCGGATTGCCTGGAAATTCTTCTGTGCGAAACAGAAAAACATCAGGCTGGCGCTTCCATGCCACTGGTCCTGGATTATGAGGATAATACATTTCAGGCTTTGGGTGCCGCCGGTTTTGATATCTTCGGTCTGCCAAGCGCCCGTTTCTACCATGCCGATACCCGCGAAGTATTGATGGCGGAAGGGTGTTCGTATCTGATCGAAAGGAATTTGTTTTACGGTGTCGGCCAGTTTGACTCCGAGTTTTTCATGTTTGCGGATGAATACGATCTCTCCTGGCGGGTTTGGATCGCTGGGCGATCCGTGCTCGCGGTCACCCCGGCACGCCTGCATCATCGGGGGATGGCACACGTGAATCCCCAGGGAGGAGGCGAAGTGGTTGAGTTTAGGACGAGTGATACAAAGAGGTTTTATGCCACACGGAACAATTTGATTTTGCTTCTGAAAAATGCTCATAACCTCTTGCTGCTGCTGGTTCCATTGCAGGTCATGTTACTGACCCTTGAGGCCATGGTGTTATTGCTCTTGACCCGACGCTGGTCCTTTGTTCGGCGCTCTTTCTTTTCTGCCCTGGCAGACTGTTGGCGGCTTCGAGACTACATCGCCGCGCGCCGACGTGAGATTAATGGTTTTCGGAAACGCAGTGATTTTCAAATGCTGCGTTTTTTATCCTGGCGCTGGAATCGCTTCTACGAGTTACAACGACTCCGCCGTTATGGGTTGCCGAAAGTGACCGCGCGCTAA
- a CDS encoding glycosyltransferase family 4 protein encodes MLNWRDPHNPKSGGAERVSKAYLSALIGRGHEAFWFANNFPGSKREDTIDGIRIVRGGGLGSSVLAAIKWYRQQKPFDLVIDQHHGIPWYAPWWCKTNCIAYIHEVLGPIWNAFYPWPISTLGRWQEAWTHRCYRNIPFWTPSESTRKALLDHGVKSVQVFPNGVDTVALPTLQDKPLALPLRLITVCRLAPNKRVDHAIRALKHLLAAGVPSQLTVVGGGEVAGKLKQLSEELELDHAIAFTGPLSDADKNTALQQAHFLIHTSIREGWGLNVIEANAMGTPAVVYPVGGLVDSTIDGVTGRIAPAESPETLARCLVEISRDPDKYANYRWNAWERSKTFAWDKVLPRACDWLEEQARKSRPSPLKKAT; translated from the coding sequence ATGTTGAACTGGAGAGATCCGCACAACCCGAAGTCCGGTGGGGCTGAACGGGTTTCCAAGGCCTATCTTTCCGCCCTGATTGGGCGAGGCCACGAGGCTTTCTGGTTTGCAAACAATTTCCCCGGCTCTAAGCGGGAGGACACCATCGACGGCATCCGGATTGTTCGTGGAGGTGGCTTGGGATCGTCAGTTCTGGCCGCGATCAAGTGGTACCGGCAACAGAAACCCTTTGATCTGGTCATTGATCAACACCACGGCATTCCCTGGTATGCTCCATGGTGGTGCAAAACCAATTGCATCGCATACATACACGAAGTTCTCGGTCCCATTTGGAATGCGTTTTATCCGTGGCCAATCAGCACCCTCGGACGGTGGCAGGAAGCCTGGACTCATCGATGCTATCGCAACATTCCTTTTTGGACTCCTTCCGAATCAACCAGGAAAGCCTTATTGGATCATGGAGTAAAGAGCGTTCAGGTTTTTCCAAACGGGGTCGACACTGTTGCTCTCCCGACACTGCAGGACAAACCATTAGCCCTTCCACTTCGGCTCATAACCGTTTGTCGGTTGGCCCCCAACAAGCGGGTTGATCATGCCATTCGCGCTCTGAAACACCTTCTGGCCGCTGGTGTGCCATCTCAATTGACCGTCGTAGGTGGAGGAGAAGTTGCCGGGAAACTCAAACAACTTTCTGAAGAACTCGAGCTTGATCATGCGATCGCCTTCACCGGCCCACTAAGTGATGCCGATAAGAATACCGCTTTGCAGCAGGCACATTTTCTCATCCATACCTCCATTCGAGAAGGCTGGGGCTTGAACGTGATTGAAGCCAATGCCATGGGCACTCCGGCAGTGGTCTATCCCGTGGGCGGCCTGGTTGATTCCACCATAGATGGTGTCACCGGGAGGATTGCCCCTGCTGAAAGTCCGGAAACTCTTGCCAGGTGTCTGGTGGAAATCTCCAGGGACCCCGACAAATACGCGAACTACCGTTGGAATGCCTGGGAACGTTCCAAAACTTTTGCCTGGGATAAAGTCTTGCCTCGGGCTTGTGATTGGCTGGAAGAGCAGGCGCGAAAGTCGCGTCCCTCCCCCCTCAAAAAAGCGACCTGA
- a CDS encoding beta strand repeat-containing protein yields the protein MFKKGYQKIKPKVFFLSAWLVCAIGLQFSVHGQSNAPTTLINIDFNSGTSSAEVGFAATGQTSGDFWNLISPTPNGAAANLLYADKSVSGAGISVTNAPGAYGNGVVADLMYQGYVYPYDGGSIGIGVTNLAVGNYDIYVYGHGPANEGNSTYTLGADNASQGSLTTAGPGWNSAVWQEGVQYVVFRGVQITNSAQNISLVVSPAASTYAVISGIQIASSTPVGPTAPVIASQPVSQTVFAGANVTFGVIATGTSPFGYQWSFNGTNLSSATNSTLTLLNVQATDAGNYAVSVSNSVGSLVSSNAVLTINQPVAPTITTQPHSLTVPVGASATFTVAATGTAPLTYQWRLNGSNLFGATRTSISMGAQATNAGNYSVMVANSVGSVLSTNALLTVTGAAPSITAQPQNRSVGVGAAVSFAVSATGSPTLFYQWKFNGGNLAGATRSILTLSNVQTTNAGTYAVVVTNAFGLATSTNALLTVTSAPPVAPTIVSQPQSLIVTAGQTANFGVSVSGTAPISYQWNFNGSNIVGATRISLSLSNAQPVNAGIYAVIVSNTAGSVTSSNAALTVTIDPPVIVSQPVSQTVMEGANVAFSVTATGNQPLTYQWNFNGTEIAGATGSTLALNNVQPANAGNYYVTLSNPAGVTNSVTALLTVNVPQPPTPGLNLIDVDFNAGTASAEVGFAAIGQTTNDYWNLYSRDDGHGGYLAFGGVGNLKFADGSLSGAGLTVANAPGAWGNGASDAMYQGYLYPFDGGNIVVNVTNLDAGNYEIYLYGHGAADNQNSTYSLSVGGASYGSQTTAQSGWNSAAWQEGVQYVVFHNVAVTNAGAAVQVIVSPEASSYAVIAGMQIALTTAPTPAAPVIVGQPQSKVVPAGGSVAFNVLASGSSPVSYQWAFNGNNIIGATDVILNLSNVQAGDAGNYSVTVSNALGSAISSNASLTVTAPVAVSQLIDVDFDAGTASAKTGFAATGLSAGDFWNLYSRDDGHGGYKSFGGLGNLRFADGSISQAGLTIANAPGAWGNGVADGMYQGYLYPFDGGNIVLNVTNLDAGTYDIYVYGHAPGNDGNSTYTLSLDGTSFGSQTTALSGWNSTTWQEGAQYVVFRGVTIANNGSVVKVVVSPQASSYAVIAGMQIAQVSAPTPSAPNIVTQPTSQAVMTGADVVFSVGVKGTSPLSFQWHYNGSNIVGATSASLALNHVQLSSAGNYSVTVANALGSVDSSNAVLTVTPFNHAPVANSQTFVLNENASTAINLTATDADGDPLAYTLVSTTAHGTLSGTIPNFTYLPGSNYAGADSLSFKVNDGQVDSAIATVSIIVRQDGSKPLINVDFDAGTASAKVGVAATGQSANDFWNLYSRDDGHGGYLALGGLKNLKLADGSISVAGLTIANAPGAWGNGSSDPMYQGYLYPFNGGNITVTLTNLDLGIYDIYLYGHGPANDGNSTYQLNVAGTSYGSLTTAQAGWNSVNWQEGVQYVVFRGVTIANGGQAATITVLPGASGYAILAGMQIASSTAATNPPVNHTPVANDQTVTLAANGSASITVTGSDVDGDELTYSLVSLPSHGTLTGITPHLTYQPTAGYSGSDSFTFKVNDGHTNSAAGTVSLNVLEMSAGGLIDVDFGAGTSTGESGFAAIGQTTNDFWNFYSRDDGQGGWLTFGTLGSLKFVDGTLSGAGMTVVNAPGYWANGSSDSMYNGYIYPLDGGSASVIITNLATGQYDFYVYGLDTSYQLNVDANNYGSKSTANAAIVNPVNWQEGVQYVVFKDVAITNAAQGVTLTIRAGVNGYALLSGLQIVQTSTNSVQVPPTTTDTNAPTARIAASPVIPSIRSTNQFVISANGSNATVILDGSLSSDPTNALLTYTWSESTNAPFATGALITNSFDLGVQVITLTVNNGTSTGKISIAVEVLDKYEGLFELELEVLDSGLTLNEKRPLFETLSQVYPPPTPGQSTGYDVNQLVLFQDKVRSSVAPINPALADHFITFAQRLIDAANAS from the coding sequence ATGTTTAAAAAAGGATATCAGAAAATTAAGCCGAAAGTTTTTTTTCTTTCCGCATGGTTGGTTTGCGCGATTGGACTGCAGTTTTCCGTCCACGGGCAGAGCAATGCGCCCACAACCTTAATCAACATCGATTTTAACTCCGGTACCAGCAGCGCCGAGGTTGGGTTTGCCGCAACCGGCCAGACCTCCGGGGATTTCTGGAATTTAATCAGTCCTACTCCCAATGGGGCGGCCGCCAACCTCCTTTATGCAGACAAGAGCGTTTCAGGGGCCGGCATTTCGGTGACCAATGCGCCGGGTGCGTATGGCAACGGGGTGGTGGCCGATCTTATGTACCAAGGCTATGTGTATCCTTACGATGGAGGAAGCATTGGCATTGGTGTGACTAATCTGGCCGTCGGCAATTATGATATTTATGTTTATGGTCACGGACCGGCAAATGAAGGAAACAGCACCTATACCCTTGGAGCGGATAATGCCAGCCAAGGAAGTTTGACCACTGCGGGTCCAGGCTGGAACTCGGCGGTCTGGCAGGAGGGAGTGCAGTATGTGGTTTTTCGCGGTGTGCAAATCACCAATTCCGCCCAAAATATTTCTCTGGTGGTATCGCCCGCTGCATCAACCTACGCTGTCATCTCTGGAATTCAGATTGCCAGCAGCACTCCAGTTGGCCCAACGGCCCCGGTGATAGCGAGTCAGCCTGTGAGCCAAACTGTGTTTGCAGGAGCGAATGTAACATTCGGTGTAATCGCGACCGGCACGTCTCCTTTTGGTTATCAATGGAGCTTTAATGGAACGAATCTCTCCAGTGCAACAAATTCAACTCTGACCTTGTTAAATGTTCAAGCAACTGATGCGGGCAATTATGCGGTGAGTGTTAGCAATTCCGTCGGCTCGCTCGTTAGTTCGAATGCCGTTTTGACAATCAACCAACCCGTTGCGCCAACCATCACGACTCAGCCGCATAGCCTGACGGTTCCAGTAGGTGCAAGTGCAACCTTCACCGTTGCTGCCACCGGCACGGCACCCCTGACCTATCAATGGCGCTTGAATGGCTCAAACCTGTTTGGAGCTACCAGGACATCAATCTCTATGGGCGCGCAAGCCACGAATGCGGGTAATTATTCAGTGATGGTGGCGAATTCCGTGGGGAGTGTGTTAAGCACCAATGCGCTTCTGACTGTAACTGGCGCGGCCCCTTCCATAACGGCTCAACCTCAGAACAGAAGTGTTGGAGTTGGCGCGGCAGTCAGCTTTGCGGTATCGGCCACGGGCAGTCCAACATTGTTTTACCAATGGAAATTTAATGGGGGAAATCTTGCCGGTGCCACGCGAAGCATCTTGACGCTGAGCAATGTCCAGACGACCAATGCCGGGACATATGCAGTCGTCGTAACCAATGCTTTCGGACTTGCGACAAGCACCAACGCGCTTTTGACCGTAACGAGTGCGCCTCCCGTTGCTCCGACTATCGTGAGCCAACCGCAAAGCTTAATAGTGACTGCGGGTCAAACCGCGAATTTCGGTGTTTCAGTATCTGGAACTGCACCGATCAGCTATCAATGGAATTTTAATGGCAGCAATATTGTGGGGGCGACCAGGATTTCATTAAGTCTCTCCAATGCCCAACCTGTCAACGCAGGTATTTATGCAGTGATTGTCAGCAACACCGCCGGAAGCGTAACCAGTTCAAATGCGGCGCTTACCGTAACAATCGACCCTCCAGTGATCGTCAGTCAACCGGTCAGCCAGACTGTGATGGAAGGGGCGAACGTGGCGTTCAGCGTCACGGCCACTGGCAACCAGCCTTTGACTTATCAGTGGAATTTTAATGGAACTGAAATTGCTGGCGCAACTGGATCCACACTGGCGCTAAATAACGTGCAACCGGCCAATGCCGGCAATTATTACGTTACTCTAAGTAACCCGGCTGGAGTTACGAACAGTGTGACTGCTTTGCTGACGGTGAATGTGCCGCAGCCCCCAACTCCCGGGCTGAACCTGATCGATGTGGACTTTAATGCTGGAACCGCGAGCGCTGAGGTGGGCTTCGCAGCGATCGGTCAGACGACCAATGATTACTGGAACCTGTACAGCCGTGATGACGGCCACGGCGGCTATCTTGCTTTTGGTGGAGTTGGCAACTTGAAATTTGCTGATGGCAGTCTGTCAGGCGCTGGTCTGACTGTGGCGAATGCGCCTGGAGCGTGGGGAAATGGGGCTTCCGATGCAATGTATCAGGGGTATCTCTATCCCTTTGATGGAGGCAATATCGTCGTAAATGTAACCAATTTGGATGCTGGTAACTATGAGATTTATCTGTATGGACATGGCGCGGCGGATAATCAGAACAGCACTTATTCTCTTAGCGTGGGCGGAGCCAGCTATGGCAGTCAGACAACCGCGCAAAGCGGCTGGAACAGTGCAGCCTGGCAGGAGGGAGTGCAGTACGTGGTTTTCCACAATGTGGCGGTGACCAATGCAGGAGCGGCGGTGCAGGTGATCGTTTCGCCGGAGGCTTCCAGTTATGCAGTTATCGCGGGCATGCAAATCGCCCTGACCACTGCTCCGACACCGGCGGCACCTGTGATTGTTGGCCAACCACAGAGCAAAGTAGTGCCCGCAGGTGGCAGCGTCGCCTTCAACGTCCTGGCGAGCGGCAGCAGCCCCGTGAGTTACCAATGGGCCTTTAATGGGAATAATATCATTGGTGCTACTGACGTTATTCTGAACTTGAGTAACGTGCAGGCAGGCGATGCTGGGAACTATTCCGTAACCGTCAGCAATGCTTTAGGAAGTGCGATCAGCTCCAACGCGAGCCTTACCGTAACCGCACCGGTGGCCGTTTCACAGCTTATCGATGTGGACTTCGATGCCGGAACTGCCAGCGCCAAGACTGGCTTTGCGGCAACGGGCTTGAGTGCAGGCGACTTCTGGAACCTTTATAGTCGCGACGATGGGCACGGAGGCTATAAATCATTTGGCGGATTGGGGAACCTGAGATTTGCGGACGGTTCGATTTCCCAGGCTGGATTAACAATCGCCAATGCGCCAGGGGCGTGGGGCAACGGGGTGGCCGATGGTATGTATCAGGGATATCTTTATCCCTTTGATGGTGGCAACATCGTCCTAAATGTGACCAATCTGGATGCGGGCACCTACGATATTTACGTCTATGGTCACGCTCCGGGGAACGATGGCAACAGCACCTATACATTAAGTTTGGACGGCACTTCTTTTGGCAGCCAAACAACGGCGCTTTCCGGTTGGAATAGCACGACCTGGCAGGAAGGCGCGCAGTATGTGGTGTTCAGAGGCGTTACCATTGCAAACAACGGCTCAGTTGTGAAAGTTGTAGTATCTCCGCAGGCTTCGAGTTATGCGGTTATTGCTGGAATGCAGATCGCCCAGGTGAGCGCGCCGACACCCTCCGCACCGAACATTGTAACACAACCAACCAGTCAGGCCGTGATGACTGGGGCTGATGTCGTTTTCAGCGTCGGAGTGAAGGGGACGTCTCCGCTCAGTTTCCAATGGCATTACAATGGGAGCAATATAGTGGGAGCGACCAGCGCCTCGCTGGCATTGAATCATGTGCAGTTAAGCAGCGCAGGCAACTACTCGGTTACGGTGGCTAATGCCCTGGGCTCGGTGGACAGCTCGAATGCAGTACTGACAGTAACTCCATTCAATCATGCGCCGGTGGCAAATTCACAAACCTTTGTCCTGAACGAAAACGCTTCGACAGCAATCAATTTAACCGCCACAGACGCGGATGGTGATCCGTTGGCTTATACCCTGGTCAGCACGACCGCCCATGGAACATTGAGCGGCACGATTCCTAACTTCACCTATTTGCCCGGCAGCAATTATGCCGGGGCCGACAGCCTGAGTTTCAAAGTGAATGATGGACAGGTTGATTCGGCCATTGCGACAGTCAGCATCATCGTGCGGCAGGACGGATCGAAGCCTTTGATCAATGTCGATTTCGATGCGGGAACCGCCAGCGCCAAGGTAGGCGTTGCTGCAACCGGCCAAAGTGCAAACGACTTCTGGAATTTGTATAGTCGCGACGATGGCCATGGTGGATACCTGGCTCTGGGTGGCCTGAAGAACCTTAAACTGGCCGATGGTTCCATCTCGGTTGCCGGTTTAACAATAGCCAATGCACCAGGTGCATGGGGCAACGGCAGTTCTGACCCAATGTATCAAGGATACCTCTATCCGTTCAATGGCGGGAACATTACCGTTACGCTGACGAATTTGGATTTGGGCATTTACGATATTTATCTTTACGGGCACGGGCCTGCAAACGATGGCAACAGCACTTATCAATTAAATGTGGCTGGAACCAGCTACGGCAGTCTGACCACCGCACAGGCGGGATGGAATTCTGTGAATTGGCAGGAAGGTGTGCAATATGTTGTCTTCCGGGGAGTGACGATCGCAAATGGCGGACAGGCGGCGACGATAACTGTTCTGCCAGGAGCCAGTGGTTACGCCATTCTTGCTGGCATGCAGATCGCAAGTTCCACAGCAGCCACGAATCCTCCAGTGAATCACACGCCGGTGGCGAACGATCAGACGGTTACCTTGGCCGCCAACGGTTCAGCGTCCATTACTGTCACTGGTTCCGATGTTGATGGCGATGAGTTGACCTACAGCCTGGTCAGTCTCCCAAGCCATGGGACTTTGACGGGAATCACTCCGCACCTCACATATCAACCGACCGCCGGCTATAGCGGATCCGATAGCTTCACTTTCAAAGTGAATGACGGCCACACGAATTCAGCTGCGGGAACAGTGAGCCTGAATGTTTTGGAAATGAGCGCCGGAGGTTTGATCGATGTTGATTTCGGCGCTGGCACAAGTACTGGCGAATCCGGGTTTGCTGCCATCGGCCAGACAACGAACGATTTCTGGAACTTTTATTCGCGTGATGACGGGCAGGGAGGGTGGTTAACTTTCGGAACACTCGGAAGCCTGAAATTTGTCGATGGAACCTTGTCTGGTGCAGGCATGACCGTAGTTAATGCCCCTGGCTACTGGGCCAACGGTTCGTCAGACTCGATGTATAACGGCTACATCTATCCGCTGGATGGTGGCAGCGCCTCGGTGATTATCACCAATCTCGCAACAGGTCAGTACGACTTCTATGTCTATGGATTGGATACCAGCTACCAGTTGAATGTGGATGCGAACAATTATGGCAGCAAATCCACAGCCAATGCTGCGATTGTGAATCCGGTCAATTGGCAGGAGGGCGTGCAGTATGTCGTATTCAAGGACGTAGCTATTACCAATGCCGCGCAAGGGGTGACACTTACCATTCGTGCCGGAGTCAATGGTTATGCCCTGCTATCCGGTCTCCAGATTGTGCAGACCTCCACCAATTCGGTCCAGGTTCCTCCGACCACAACCGATACCAATGCGCCGACCGCGAGGATTGCAGCATCCCCGGTTATTCCATCGATCAGGTCAACCAATCAGTTTGTGATTTCTGCAAATGGATCAAATGCCACGGTTATTCTGGATGGTTCGTTGTCATCGGATCCGACCAATGCGCTGCTGACGTATACTTGGAGTGAAAGTACGAATGCACCGTTTGCGACTGGAGCGCTCATTACCAATTCATTTGATTTGGGTGTCCAGGTAATCACATTGACGGTCAATAATGGGACCTCGACTGGAAAAATCAGTATTGCGGTCGAGGTGCTCGATAAATACGAAGGCTTATTCGAGCTTGAGTTGGAGGTTCTGGACTCCGGGCTGACTCTGAATGAGAAGCGACCGTTGTTTGAAACTTTAAGCCAGGTCTATCCGCCTCCCACGCCCGGGCAGTCAACCGGATACGATGTAAACCAGTTGGTTCTCTTCCAGGACAAGGTGCGCAGCAGTGTTGCTCCGATCAATCCTGCCCTGGCGGATCACTTTATAACCTTTGCACAGCGACTTATTGACGCTGCCAATGCTTCTTAA